Part of the Plectropomus leopardus isolate mb chromosome 7, YSFRI_Pleo_2.0, whole genome shotgun sequence genome, TGACTGTTCCAAATTTGTATTTTCCGAGGATACAGCACTGTGCTTCATGCCAGGAGGACAATGTGACTCCACTGACATTATTCAACAGCTGTCACTGAACTTCAGAAAGAACAACATATTTATTAGGAATTTCCGATTTTCAGCACATCCAGgaagtgagaaaaacaacttgttcttgtcagttttaattttgatgaattATAAAATGAATGAGCCACAGTTCATCTTACGTGTCTAATGAGGCAAATCTGATCTGAGAAGCTCTTTGTTGCAATGCCTACATGGagaaaaacatatcaaaaacaaacaaaaacagaaggatCATCCAACCTTACACAGCACATTTCGCAGGTCATACAGCTGTGTCTAACACTGTAGTCTAAACATGGACAAGGTCTTGCTCATGCAGTATCTTAACATTCAGACACCCTCAGTGAAGGACTCTAAGGTCCGAAACAATATCTAAACCAAGAGCATGTGTGAATCATGCATCTTCATACAATTATTTAGATTCAGAtgcagaaaacttttttgtctgttgtgaGAGAAAATTGTCTTAGACGTGCTTATAAAACAAACTCGAACAACAAACAAGTCAAGTGTTCCTAAAAACAGAATACCTGATACAAATCATTTAgaagaataaaaagtacaacTGCTGTGTGCAAAGTGGCATAGTGTTTATGTAGCTGTATGGACCATTACCTtttatttaagatatttatGGTAGTGGGAATGAAGGAATATTTATAAGTGTTTTTCTTAGCCAAGGACATTTTTATAGCCGCGGCCTGATGGTCGTACCTGAAAAGCATTATGCAGAGGGTGAGTGGGATCTATCGTAATGTGATTGGCTTTCCTTTCAACTGCTTAGGTAAGAAGTACTGACAGTGTAGTTACATactttgataatattttttttcagttggaaGTATGATGTCTTGCCTCTTACAGTTTTGGCCatcatttctctgtttcttgGCTGCTGCCATCTTCTTCCATTTCTCATCTTTCTTTCTCAAATTCCCACACTGAAGCTGTTGTACAAATGTTTTCCACAAATGCCCAGGAATCATCTGTCAAACTAGAGAGGGGAGAATGGGCTCTACTTAATATTATCAAGGGataaataagacattttatttggACTTCTGCCTGCCATTCATTTCCCCCAGAATATGAGTCTGTGTTGTAATGAAATGGAAATGTGCAGAGTGGATTTGGTTTGAGAAACAGGTTCATGTGTGGGGTTTTCTGATGGAAATGGTTGCTGAGGACCATTTGCTCTGTTTGGCCCATCCCTCCTTGGTTCCCCATATACTTAAAGCATCTTCACTTTGATTGAATTATATTGCAGCAGGCCAGACCCATCTCACCAGTCGTTTGGAGATTTTAACTCTTGGCCCTCAACCAACAAGATAAAGCACACACACCCATCTTAAAATGGCTCATGGTTGTTTAAAGATACACCGCATTGCATGCATCGTCCCTGTGTGAGTAAAATAACAAGTGAGTTTCCAGGAAGTGGCAGAGATTGACTTGAACTGAAAGCTAGGATTCTCTCTGCTCTGAAAGTTTTATGGCATGGATTTTAGCTTCTGTCACGGCTTCAGTAACCACAGCTCTTAGAATCCTGCCTCTGTGCAATCCATTTGCCTCTGTCACTGCAGGCTTTTACAACACTGTATCTTGATCCATTCAGAAATAAGACCGCTCTCTGTTGTAATCACCGTTTAATTGCCAGACAAGATGTTGCAGGGCCAATCAGCCAGCTCTGGCCAGGAATGATGATCCATTTTCTCTGAATGGAGTAACAGATGTTTGGGGTCTTGCACTCCCTTTCACAgtggcaaacacacagacacacacacacacacacacacacacacacacacacacacacacacacacacacacacacacatattaaccACTTCCCCCACCTTTCCTCTCCTTCTGCCCCAGGACTATTCAATCATTTGCTTGCATTAAAGTGACAGATGTCTACATCACGGAGGCTCCAATGTGCCAGACGAGATCACTGATTCTGCCTTGtctcaagcaaaacaaaagaaggtCATGTTTGTTTGAGAGTGTCATTTCATGCACTGAGGAGACACCAGTTTCTTTCATCCTTAGGAAATGTTAAATGCATATATCTGTGAAtagtttgcatattttttatagtttatctGGCAGTTAAAACATCTATATATATTCCACAAATCTCTGTGGATGAGAAACATAAATTAACTGTAATTTCATACTGGTTTGAAACCCATTATTTTCTCGGAATATTTTATTAGCACTTATTTCTTCCCTGTCTGTGTATGACCCCATTACAGGAAATGCTGACTTAATATGAGACTGAATATCTTGTTTAGATGGACATTTTCCATGATGATAATGAGACATGTCTATTAACAGCATATATGTATGTCCCTATGTCTATCTtgagtagttttttttcttcccagtcCTTCACTATGCACTGATGCGGGTGCAACAGTAGCTGTGTGTGAGATAGAGGCCGTGATGAACTCCCATCTAAAAATATCACCCTCGTTCATTTCACACTCCCaagtctctctctcattctcacGTTCTCTATTATTCACAAACACCATTACCCCGGATCATCACAGTAACACCATGTGTAGATGAGGATCCCAAGTGGTGTCACTGTTTATATACAGTCAGGAACAATCTGCTGTGTCATGTTGTAGTTTCTGTGCTGGGTTTCCTACTTTCTTAAACTGCAATTTATAGTGTTATTAAAAATAGCTACACTCTTAACAAAAATGGTGCTAAACATTATACAAAAGCAGTTATTTGGCTCATAAACATAAAGGAACCTTATCTGATGCTATACAGCACCTAtcttttaaaggtgctataatatataatttatatatatgaaatgccatgtaaaaaaatcctttttttaaacaaacattaacaaacatcAGGAGGAGAACAACTCATGTAAGATCACATTTTTATGGCTTCATTATCCATTAATCATTCTTAAAATAGTGACATACCATAGATGAGGTAATGAAAAATTCTAAGTCTTTAAGCCCTCATTCTGGCATGTAAGCAGCGGAGGGCTTTGTGTAGCTATTGTCTTATTGGTGCAATATGTTTCTCCCATGAGGCATAAGAAAGATGTCGTCTCCGGTCTCAGTTGTTGTGCTCCAGATATCAACTGAGCTTCTGACAGGCAGGAAAATTGTTACTTTGCTGTGAAATCCACATGGGATTTCACTGGAGGAGACACTtctgcacacatacagacaaactgacacacaGCATATAAATGCTGATGTTCTGGATCCTACAGTAGTGCCATCTGccttacacaaacacataaagtaCATATAGATGTAGCTGTAGCTTTGTGTTTTATACTCTATTTATGCAATATAGAAAAGAGCAAGgtcattttagttttcattCAAGACCAACAACGTTTGAATAAAAGCAATTAGATTTactgaaatgaaattgaaaagcCACACATTAATAAGATTACACTAATGAGAGTTAAATCTAACACATAACACATGACGCTAAAGCAAGGGATGCTATTTAGGCCAAATCTGCCAGTGTGCCCATTATAATAGATGTGTAATTGCATAGTTCTGAAAAAGCACTGCAAAGCTTTTGAGTGCCAACGAAAAAATCAGCAGCTATAAATCATTTGCCTTTCAGAAACCTCATTCGCAGCTCTCATGCTATAGAGATGTTTGTCATCCAAAAGAGATTGGAGGAAAGGGCTGGAACAGTCAGAAAGATATGGGGCCACCATCCAAGGGAAACGCTGCTGATGAGGTTATGGTTTTCTGTTACCAAGTTGTGAAATTATTGCTGTGGGTTGAAGAATAACACAAACACCATTCATGTAATACCCCTCTGCTGGTGGAGGCCTCCCACTCATAAACTCTGCAGGGGGATTTCACAAACGCACACATACTAATGTGTTTCTCAATCTTTCTACCTattacacaagcacacaaatgAAACCTCCACACACGAatcccccccacccacacacacacacgcacgcacacacacacacactggcacttAAACACTGTTAAATAGTTTATTGCACTGGTGCTGTTTCCCACATAGGCCACAGCTGATTCAAGCAGAGGCAGGGGGAGGGGGAGCAGTATGTGGGGGTAGGAGGTGTTTGGAAGGATGTGGAGGTGGGAGGGGTCAGACAGCTGCTGTGTACAGTTACCATGGAAACCTTTGTCTGAGCTCGTCAAAATGGGAGGAGAATTCGGGCATGGGATGAGTagtgttataaattaaattttaagagaatttttttctcaaagaggTTTCCAGACATTTACCTTTAGTACAGTTTTCTGAGTGTCAAGCAACAGTTGACTCAAGCTATGAGAGACACAACCCCACCCTATATTGGAACCACATGTCTATACAATTGTAGATTTAGATGCTTATTTGACATAAATATTGGATTGCTGAAGGGGTAGGGGtctgtaaaatgtattaaaaaaaatataatgttgaTAGTCTAGCAGTGTCGATGatcaaagaaaagcaaaggtTTAAGATGCATTGTAGTGACatcagaatttcaatagtttgGGAGAGCCAGTGACAAAACTAAATTTGTCTATTTTGGCTTGTAGTGAAAGAAGTATTCAGGTTCtttgcttaagtaaaagtagcaataccaaaatgtaaaaaacatccTATACAAATAAGAGTCCCACTTTCAAAATCTTACTTAAGAAATGGTGTAGAAGTATCATTAGCtacatgtacttaaagtataaCAAGTGAAAGTACTATTCTAGCTGAATTTCTCCATTCATTGATTGTTAACATATGGTATTCTATTCAAATGTTACTGATGCATTACTGTGAAACGGAAACAGTGATGTACTGTTACAGTTGGTCGGGATGGGGCTcattattttatgtgtattGGACAGTTTGATCTATGACATTGTATCTGTTACACCCCAACCTAAGGCAGCCCTATGCAGTGAACAGCACTACACCACTGACCCAAAATAACCACATATGACACCTTTGAAACAATCCAGTCCGTGGGCTTTATTAACAAACAACATGCTAACAAGACAATTAAGTTCCAGGCTGAGAGGCAGTGCACCAACAGTCCACACAGCAAAggtctctcttttcttctgctgtcACAGAAGCTTTTCAGCGCTTCCTTCCTCACGCCAGGTGCAATGCACCTCATTAGGTGATGCAGCGCACCTGGGCAGGTCTACAGAGGGAAAAGGGacaacagcaaaatatatcCTATTCATATAcatcatatttttgtaaaacctcaTACATACTCAAatgtggagtagaagtataagtCTCCAACACCCATTTCAACCCATTTTACAGATTAGGCCTACAGTGCAAAGAACAGTGTGAGTATGGCCTCGACTCATAGTGAAATGAGGTTTGATAGTAGGCCGCGACAAACTAATAATCAGGAATTAGAGTTTATAATTCCACAGAAGTCCATTAAAATTTTTGAGTAATTAGGCTTATtcctgattttatttaattacctCCACACATCAGATGAACTCCCTTTCATCAACACCACCCATTAGGTCCCAAGTGTGTTCATTTGAGTTTATAAATAACTGGGTGTTATTTGGCactatttcaaatatttttcataaaatcatgttttcacagtattttttgtgtcttacaACATGTTTAATCTAGTTTGGTCAAGTTTGTATTTGCGCTATAGTGACAGAAGCTGGACCTTTTGCCATTTCAACCATTTAGCCATGAAAGCTAACTATTTTAACTGCATATTCACCACTTTTAGTCAACTCTTTCAGCAATTAATTCACTACTTTTTATTAGTCTACTCTTTGAATTGTAATATTCATTACTTGTAGTTGTTCTTAagcatttgcaatttcaattgtAACACATGTTCAAGTTTCAGCTGAATCAATATATTAACAGcctatatgtatttttattttctgatcaAAATTTTCTGTAATTGTTTTCAAATTAGTTAGGCTACATCACAATATTTACATGTACCCCTTGGTACCTGCTGAAGTACCCCCCAGGGTGCAAGTACACCAGGTTGAGAATCACTGCTGCAACTGTGATGCTAATTTACTATAATGTAACTATGGTGCCCTCTAGTGTTAGAAAACCACTCTGCACTCTGTTAAAGAGAGTGTGGTTACACAGACATGAATAACTTGTTTATGAGTCTTATCCTGGTTACATGAGCAAAGATAAGTCAAGTTTACATGTTCAAACACATGAACCAGATATTCCAAAAACACGTTAGCAAACAAAGTTAGCAGTATCAAAATAAATGGAacataaaataattcataatcTTGTTAAAGACCGGTAGACAGTGGACAGTTAAATGAAGTGGCAAAAGGAAGCCAGCGTTTGTACAGGCATTCAGTTTAATTTGAAGAGAGTTCAAAGTTAtgatgatttaaaagaaaaaaaagataagaaaagaaaacacagaagcaATTGGGACGTATAAATGTCCAAGCTAACAAGCTGGGAGCATTCCAAATGCGCAGTGtacaaaatatcacaatgtaatatgtacaacaaaaaaagaacacaaatacacatacaagCACTCTTAGCAAGATGAAAATTGgtatttacacaaaaataaatagaaaagaaacTATAAATAACATCAAAATGTATTGGTTAATGGATGACATAAAGCTGGATTTGCTGATATAGCCGACCATTGATTTATACTCTATATACTACAGGCAGAGAAAAGTTATTCTTCATAGTGTTATAACATACACAGAGGTTCACCAGCTCTTTTTGTATATAAATCAgaatcttttttaaaaccaagtGTTTCTCCTGATAGATTTACATTCAAGCCAGCTCAGGACACAGATTGAAacatagacacaaaaagatATTTGTCTGAATATGGGCCAAAAAAAAGGGTAATTACGACAGGCTTAGttaacttaaattttaaaaaaatttaaaaaaaaaaaaacccaaaaaaaaccacaaaaaaactgtctgttAGCAAGTTCTGAATTCTCGGCCATCACTTCTTTGTTTGGCTCATAACATTTCACCAGCATGTGAGACCAACAACAATGTCagatataatataaaaagacaGGTAAACATCTGCAAAGACAAAACTCCACCAGCTTTTCTGTTAAAACGGGGAACATTAAGATAGTCCATCATTTCTCTGGATTACATTTCATTGCATTACGTACAAGTAaggatatacagtataaaacCAGCAGTGGTTGTATACAGAAATAGAAAATCCAAGTTTTAACATTCAATGAGATACAGCTGATGATTATTCCATCATAAACCAGTGATGGAATGATCCCATCCAAGTCTCAAAGCATAAGAAATCTataatttctatttctatttacATCTTAactattgatttattttccctCTTTAGAATGTAAGTGTGCGCTAATGGGTGACAGCTCAAATGTAAGTGGCGGCTGAGTCCACAACTCGAAATAAATAAGAGTAAATAACTCCATGTTCACATACAAGTGGATAACTGCAGATGTGTATATTCATTAAAACTGTAAACTGCAGTCTCTCTCACATAACATCAACAACACCTTGAATAAGATTAGGACAAAAAGGACATGATACTGTACATTATCATCAGGTATATATCTGTAaaggtaaacaacaaaaaagatgatACGCTCAAATATAAGTTgacatgtttgtgcatgtgttatGTTGTGTATTCCTGTCTCAGTACAGCAGTAACAATAAGATCGgtatataatctttttttaaagcggCTCAGGCGCATTTAATGGAGCTTTCCCAGCATGCCAAATGGGCCTGGTGAACTCTTTGTTTCCTTCCCAGGCTCAGTTTTTAGTCGCTGAAAGTCACTTTTTAAACCATATCTACAGCACTTGGCACCACAATAAAGAGAGGGAATACTAAGATTTATCCCGTACCATACTCTACTGTATTTTGGGTTATTTGTGATGACGGTCACCTTGGGCATGACCTTTGACACCTCTTGCTAACAGAATGATCCTCTCTCAACACAAGCCTGTCTCATATTTTATCTACAACAACTCAGATCATGGCttaaataaacacatcacaCCTTTAACGTTTCCATCCAGTAAATCTTCCTCAAATTTAGTCTTTCATCTTTTAGCACTATCAACCTAGAACCAAAAGCAAGGCCCTACCTCACCTCTACCTCTCTCGATCCTCCTCTCCTAATCTCTTTTAGCTCTtcctttcctctttctcctcccagAGTTCTCCTGGGGCTTTTCCTCTTTGCTCACCATCACTGCTGCTCCGTTGGCAGCCTTGCTGAGTCCGTTGAGGGTCCCGTTAGAGAGGGCCTTGCCTGctttggtggaggaggaggaagcgtCACGTCTGGGCTGCTGGCGGCGGTAGGTCTGGTAGTAGAAGTTGCCGAAGAggatgatgaaggtgatggcGTAGCAGATGAGGGAGTAGTGCATCCAGTGGGGGAAATCGCAGTTGACGTAGAGGGACAGGGCTGTGTGGCCGATGGTGACGTGGAACTGGATctgagacacaaagagagaaacagaatcaCATTTTAGCAATGTGTGactttttcacaaattttgacTTGAGATttgttatttaaccctttcagcaGATTGACTCGATTCCTTTCatggtaatgagcaacttacaaagaaattacccaaaaatgtatatcaggggaaaaagtacaagacgattgaaaattagtacaaaaaagatagcaaaaaaaacattgaaaaaaatggtttttcccttgctttttgaaaataaatttctaaaacaatggatttttctaaatttgttaaacatttcttaacaatttgtcctttttctcatgtttttgaagaaatcaaaccaatttgctcaaggttcaaaggtttaaatacttgtgaaaggtgtctgaaagcagtgtaaaaaaaagttatgttgatccaggtttcaaggggttaagtgAGAGCTGTGAAGATGTAGAATTAGGATCCAAAATCTGTTGATGGAATATATTTCTATTTGAAGGAGCAGTGAGTAGGATTAACTGATATCTAGCGGTGACGGTTGCAGATTGTAACCAACTAAACCTTCTCCCTTGTGCTGATCATGAAGTCTTAGTTACGATTCCTTTAGTGTTTATTGTTGAAAAGGTTTTGACCGTGAGCCGAATTATTGGCAGTGGTCTCCTCTTCTAAACTAATGGATCAGCTGATATAAACAGGTAGAAGcactgaataaagctgtttcacatAAAATATCTGTGTTCTTCTGAAACTATTATGTTCATTGTGTTGGGGGTGCTTACTACAGTGGCCCCTGCAAAAATGACCCTATCTAGAGTCAGGTTTTGAATTGTCCATTccaggctactgtagaaaccaCGTCAGACTCCGTGAATGAGGActtgctccctatgtagatatgaacagctcattctaaggtaacaaaaatgcgaccattgttattttcaggtgattatacatgaCAGAAAACATACTCACTTTAATGGATTCTATTTAACCAATATATATTTCCCTAAATcttgcacactggacctttaaatgagcCAAAGGGTGAGGTAATGTCTTACCATCTGGATGATGGTtaagtacttcttccaccacagGTACTTTTGGATCTTAGGTCCACAGGAGGCCAGGCCATAATACAGGTACATCAACACATGGATTGCTGCGTTCATGTGTGCACCAAAGAACgctgaaaaggaaataaagttACAACACTGATATTAGTTTTGCCATGCTGACTGTGATGCTTAAGTACTTCTGTTACACAAATCATGTCACGATAAtaatggtagttttttttttatatataaaaattacaatagcAATTGTAAATACTTGACATTACGGATTCATTTTACAGCTGGATTAACAGATAGAGATTAACAAGAAATATTTTGGCAAGATGTCCACTGATGGATTATGTATTTATGCCTGTGCAAgatgtttttcaaattgttGGCATTTCACAAAGGGCCCGTGAGCACAGACATGTAACAGGCTTCTCTCTCTACCTTCCTACCACACAATGACTATAGCAAGGACTCAGttcaagataaaaacaacccaaaatcaaGCACTTTGACTCTCAAACAAGATACTGTATATCAATTTCTAACAAAAGGCTCTGCATGGCCTCgaggcccctgggcctgtgccagTGGGTGTCTGTTTGGTAATCCATTCATGACTTGTGGGAAATAAAAGGAAGCCACTGACTccctgaaaaatgttaaattttaaatggcAAAACCAGCCCTTTATATAGTAGAGAGCTAAAGAAATCAGGGGTAAAGAGCACAATTTTAATTTCTAGGGTCAAAAGTATATGACTAAGCATAGGGCATCATGTAGAAGTGTACTGCAGTATAAGTTACTCACACTGTCCTCCTGCCACCCATTTGAT contains:
- the elovl4a gene encoding elongation of very long chain fatty acids protein 4a codes for the protein MEIVTHLINDTIEFYKWTLTIADKRVEKWPLMDNPLPTLAISTSYLLFLWLGPKYMKNREPFQLRKTLIVYNFSMVFLNFFIFKELFMAARAASYSYICQPVDYSDDPNEVRVAGALWWYFISKGIEYLDTVFFILRKKFNQVTFLHVYHHCTMFTLWWIGIKWVAGGQSFFGAHMNAAIHVLMYLYYGLASCGPKIQKYLWWKKYLTIIQMIQFHVTIGHTALSLYVNCDFPHWMHYSLICYAITFIILFGNFYYQTYRRQQPRRDASSSSTKAGKALSNGTLNGLSKAANGAAVMVSKEEKPQENSGRRKRKGRAKRD